Within the Melitaea cinxia chromosome 27, ilMelCinx1.1, whole genome shotgun sequence genome, the region ttggatggttatcccgccatcggtcggctttataacttccaaggtggtattggaactgtattatcccttagtcgcctcttacgacacccacacaACGTACAATTATTTAAGCTATTTCATGAAACAAGAAATATAGGACACGTTCTATGCCCTTTGAACTATTAAGTACAATCACTAAGTAGGTTGGTACATAAAGATAATATCCGTTTTGTTTCGTAGTACAGCACTAGGGTCCCTACTACATAAAATGATATACGAAGATAAAATAagggctattttttattttatttattttattttattttgatttatttggaaaacagaCAGTGTACAGAGACTTAGTTTAAagctaattacataaaaaataaaataaaaatacaccatTTAAAAGTTTTCACATACGGTTGCTACATAAAAAAACTAGAGCTTGTACAGTAAGCAGTGACTAATATAAAACCATTGCACAGCGttcaattaaacatatttacaagttATACAGAATTACGTTAATCCAGTGCTTTGTCAACACAAAACCTAACTTTGAAgctattacacaaaaaattcaCACGTTTATACATACAGTACTTTGCTAAATAAAAACCAAAGCTTAAACTGCagataatgataaatataataataaattgcttAATACACACTTTAAGAAATCGCCAAATCAAACCAGTGCCTTGTCATAGTTCTTTTAAGAACATCGACTGATGtattgaataaatcaaaatcaagttCTGGAATGTCATTCAAAGTATTAATTTCTTTGGAGGTTCTAATTAAGAAAGCATTTTTTCGGTAATTAGTGCTACTAAATGGAGTATACAAGAGAGATGGAATTCTTGTGGACCTTGTAGGGACTTTCAGATATATTTTCGATAAAAGTAGGGGAGAATCTATTTTGTTTTGAGCAATTTTTAGTAAGGTAACAATATCAGCTATACGACGTCTTTCAAAAAGAGGGAGAAGATGGAATCTCCTAGCTCTAGATTCATAACTAGAATCGTATGTTTTGCATTTAGATTGTATGCGTCTAATGAATCTTTTTTGGATTGACTCTAgcctattaatataaataaggtaTTGCGGATTCCAAACCTGAGAACAATACTCCAGGGAGCTACGAACATAGGAGCAGTAGAgaatttttaaggttttaatattCCTGAATTCCGAACTCATTCTACAGATAAATCCTAACGATCTATTAGCCTTAttgatacatatacatacatataatcacgcctctttcccgtaggggtaggcagagaccacttctttccacttgctacgatccttacatacttgtttcgcttcatccactttcattattcccttcatacatgctcgtcggtttagggtactcttgacctggccttttttcaagacgtcgccgatttggtcttgaaatgtccgcctaggtctaccccttccaacacttccactcacactcgccttatacacttttttcgtcagtcgttcttcattcattctctcgacatgaccaaaccatctcagcatacctttctcaatttttgtcactacatcttctttcagaccacaccgtttctttatctcactatttctcatcctgtcactcagtttaactcctatcatgcttcttaacgctctcatctcaactgcatttattctgctttcatgtctcttctgccatacccaactttcacttccgtacatgagtgtcggaagcaacaccccctcatgcacagccaaacgagcctttttagacaccttccgactgctcataaaggagttcaaagctccgttcaccatgtttcctgcattcactcttctttcaatatcactctcacactttccatctcttgtaaacttcgaacccagatacacaaactcattcacctgttcaatttgttcatctccaatcacgatattacagtctgtcactacctcatctctttcaaacaccatcactttcgtcttctttacattcatcttcattccctttctaacaaaagctccactcatagcagttaccatctcctgcaactcctcggccgaggacgcaagtaatacttggtcatcagcatagagaagacatttgacgagtaactcacccattctcaacccactttcattctcttttaactctgtcaagcaattgtccatgaacaagttaaacagccacggtgacgctacacatccctgtctaacacctttttcgatattaaaccattcagtgtatgccccgtttatcctcacacaagcactagaatccctataaagagattgtagtgctcgcatgagtgcgccgctcacaccgtacacggacaatgctgaccacaattcattcctcaccactctatcatatgccttttccagatccacgaacgcgcaatagacctttttgttttttgctaaaaacttttcggctatgcaccgcaaggaaaagacctgatccgtacatcccattccctttctaaatcccgcttgtgcatcccatactttttcatctgtttcattcacaaccctttcaatcaacactttcgcatacaatttaccgacgacgctgagaaggcttataccgcggtaatttatgcagtcctgccgtgacccttttcccttatacaacggcacgattacggctttgcaccagtcttccggtacttgcccattttgccagcacaaattgaaaaggcagtacagctggctagccactataccctgtccagccctcagcatctcgacggtgatcctgtcataccctgcagccttacctaatctcatacttttcagcgctttcactatttcatccatgcttatctcactttcatcgacatttatactactctcaatggaaggtgccggatgttgtacctgcacttcctctctttcaaacacactttcaaaatactctttccatctctttaacacacattcttctccatttataacgctcccatcttgactcctgattgtgctcagctccgagggagaaatttttcctctggctgttttgatggatttccagaaaaacttaatgtttgactggaaatcttcagtgagcctcctatcaaaatcatcctttcgttcttctttctttctagacacaacttctttcgctactgatttcaatcttttatacttcgtccttgcttcctttacctcgtcatccgttgccttttgaaccttttggttagcttttgttgctaaccaatccaaccacgctttcttcttttcttgcacagccttttgtacatctttatccatccacacattatagttctttcttcctttccttcttttagctaccccgcacacctcaatagcactattcacgacccctttcttaaaagtctcccacaaatcctcaatcacacctatctcttctatgcctttaaaactttctttcagtttctctacatactcatctttcttttcttttccttgtagattttccacttttattctggctaaaacactcgtaggctcggcccctcggtggcgccatcgtttaaagaggccacgtattcgggctatgaccaggaagtggtctgtgtcgagaccaacaccgcggtatgcccgagtgttaagcactttctttctcagtctttcatccacaattacaaaatcaatcatacttctagactcaccctcatctcttgtatacaaatggatctttttgtgttcaaacattgtgttgaccacgcaaagattccattccaagcatacttcaagcagacttctcccaatgtcattcactctttcgtccccaaacgtacccagaactctttcatacccatcacgctttactccaacccacccattaaagtcccctaacatTACGATCCGTTCATTTCCTCCGCATTTATTCAATAcctctctcatgctatcccaaaattcctctctctcttgttggtcttttaatgacccacctccgcgcagatccgtcggtgcatagaccccaaggataaacaatcgagtgagtccgactttcaacctaatccagaggagtcttgggcttacacattcatgctccatcacacattcaaccattcgagaggaaaggatcacaccaactccctgacaggctcggctggtttgggggactcccgaccagtatgccgtgtagggtccatgtaccgtggtgtcacaccctttcctcttggtttcattcacgcacaaaatatctatgaatctttcatccatcatctgacatacttcatctaccttaccatccattcctcctcttacattcaacgtagcgAAGCGGCTCTCCATGGGCCGCTTTTCGCCCCCTTATTgataatatactatatacatatattttatataattaagtccgcaaaaaagcgtacggttcacctgatgcacgattaccttttttattagcttattgacgtctgcaacacgagaaacatcgcaagcgcattgctgaccctaccgtcaatcctccccaggaactctggtcaccttactcaccaacaggaacacaacactgcttttaagcagtattatttagctgtgatcttctgtaagatcgaggtactaccccagtcgggctgctccatatattgAGCAGGAAACTTCCTGCTGTACCTCagataagtataatatatcATGTGACATATTTCTTCCAGATACTTCTCATATTTGAAACTGCTATTCTGCTATATTTTACCGCTCTTCATCAATGTTTGCCTGTTGGGTGAAACTTGGCAATGTTCTATAGCGTGGCAATGGTTTATACGTTTCCTGTCCATGTTCCACAGTGAACTGACGGTAAACAGTCTTGCACACGCACATGGATACAGACCTTATAACAAGTaactattttgaaatttatttttaatatcttcatgttgtgtaaaaatattagtttcttttgcattatttagtttttgaagGTTAAACCTACAAGTTATTATTGggttactaaaaattatttttttatttttgtaagtgtagGCTACCTATACTTAATTACAATTATtcgttttagtatttttttctgcatataatttactagctgcACCACGAGGTTTCACACGCGTTGATTTGAAAAGAAAATAGCCTTTAGCCTTCTtcaataaataggctatctaacgctgaaagaatttttaaaatcggagCAGTATTTaatgagattagcgcgttcaagcaaacacacaaataaactcttcagctttataatattagtatacatagaatacgtttttttttttttcattttactctgatttttatttaattatttacgtatTTTTGGGGAAGTGTGAGAAACGGGGTGTGAAGCCCCTCATCCaccattgaaaagggaggatcctccgactaGACGGTtattgtgtctggtgggctaccggCCCCATGGTTggtgtcgggatcttgtatataaacTCAAacactctgataactttgatagcgcgatgtaggattcgtcagttttctctagtttctGTATGTCGCGAGTAGATGTCGCTACATCTTTACTTCTATTTATGTTTaatgatatgattttttttcaggGATATAATACCGAGAGAAAACCGCTTGGTAGCTACTTTGACTCTGGGCGAAGGTTGGCATAATTACCACCACGCCTTCCCCTTCGATTATAAAGCAGCGGAACACTTTGATATGTTTAATTTTGGCTCATTTTTCATTAAGTGTTTCGAAAAGATCGGCTGGGCCTATGACTTACGGCAGGCTACACCGACCATGATCAACTCCATAGCACAGAGGCTGGGTGATGGAACTCCAATACACTATCCGTTGGAAAATGTTGAACCTGAAAaagaatgattaaaaataatataaattggaCTGTACGAAAAAACTTACAAACAGCGAGTTTGAAAACGGTTGTCCctgtttcatttattataaatagatatagaaattataaatagatactTAATCTGTTAGATCTGttcagttaatttaatatttacgtcGAGAAATTCAAAAGAAGGAGTTTCTAGTAAGgaggttttttaaattataattttaataaaataaaattttaaatttagtcttAAATGTTCGATATTTAAATAACGTTCGTTACTTAAGTTAATAATTGGAAAAATAATGTCTACCAACTTGACGGTAATTTCAAATGGCGCACTGTTTGTCAAAGTAAATATAGTAGTTAGTAAGTAGTTTTGATACTAGATGTATccatgtaatattaaattaaaatatgataatattagttaatttttttttgctttgtaTTACACTTGGCgtctaatttgtaattaaacatAGATTCTTAGAGGGAAGAACCCTGTTATTCAGAGATACAGTTATCTAACTAGTTCAAATAACAGGTGTACATTAATTTGACATACATTCCTTTGTACCACATTCAATGTAAAAGTGTGAATTGCGCTTatttgttaccaataaaatactttttttaaattaaattaaattaatttaaaaacaatgagtattaattatttcatcacCATAAAACTGTACTACTCCGGTATGAGCATGTCAATCGACATGAAAACGCTTGAATTgacaattttcaatttttaataataataataataataataataataaaaataataaaagccgcgtgtggttcccggcagagtagaataggaccaccccttcctacgcctagggtgtcgtaaaaggcgactaagggcaacaaaagctgcataacacccgcgcagcctccttggagagcgtgagtgcctctccaagtgagtatattagcactcaaaaaaatactatgatggAGGATAATTTAGAAAGGCGCatagggccgctgcctgggggacgccagggcgcgtctggagctggcgctggacgtggcagcatgcgggccgccagccaaccccgccgaccggcaccaccacctgaccGGTCGGCTTATCCACCATCCCTAccagttggcttggcgacgacagagtcccaagggactcagcattcgttgcccgccgctggtggagtacgtcgcatgagatggacaccgaaGATGAATGAGAatgtcatgcgtgcgtactatagggctgtaggacgagagaccgggcggactggctaccgggcagtaatgcaccgcgagttcctactgcttgagcctacgctaactgtcacgga harbors:
- the LOC123666859 gene encoding acyl-CoA Delta(11) desaturase-like, which produces MAVYWCYKYALPAKWQTIVFAIFMYVYTGFGITGGAHRLWTHKAYKAKLPLKIFLLVGLASAGQNSLEQWVRDHRVHHKYSDTEADPHNANRGLFFSHIGWLMMKKNEQVLRRGKQMDMSDITDDPLLQFYNKYFSYLKLLFCYILPLFINVCLLGETWQCSIAWQWFIRFLSMFHSELTVNSLAHAHGYRPYNKDIIPRENRLVATLTLGEGWHNYHHAFPFDYKAAEHFDMFNFGSFFIKCFEKIGWAYDLRQATPTMINSIAQRLGDGTPIHYPLENVEPEKE